CGATCGAGTCTGTTCTGCTACCTTTTATTATAAAAAACCAAACAAAAGATTTCCTCATAAAAAATGCACAAAAGTTAAGGCTGAATCCTACAGTGTTTTTGTGTAAAATAGACTAAAGGAATCTAAGGAGGTTGTCATGTTAACAAAGGAAATTGCCCAACAAATCGTCCAGGAAACGATGCAGCGTCTCAATAAAAACATCAACATTATTGACCAACATGGCAGAATCCTTGCTTCAGGCGATGCAAAAAGGGTAGACCAAATTCATGAAGGCGCCCTAGAAGTCATCAAAAGCAATCACGCGTTGATTATTGACCATCCTTCTATGTGGAAAGGAGCTTTGCCTGGTGTCAATTTACCGATTGTATTTGACGAAAAATTGGTGGGGGTAATTGGGATTACGGGCGATCCTCTTGAAATCCAACCGATTGCTGAATTAGTTAAAATGACAACAGAGATGATGATAAGACAAGCCTTTATCGCCACCCAACTAGAATGGAGACAACAAATCAAGGAATTAATTTTCACTGAATTAATTCAACCAAATCCTAATCTAGATGCCTTAGATCAACGGTTACGACTACTTAAACTTAAACTAGACGCGCCGTATCAAGTCGCCCTCATCGAGATCAGTGAGAAGTCTATTCCCAACAGTTCTTTACTCAAAACCATTCGTGAAAATACAAATTTAAAACAAATGGTCTGTGGGTTTCTTCATGTTCATTGTTTGTTTATCCTCTCGCACGGCTTATCAGAAGAGAAAGTCTTGCTAAAATTAAATTCCTTAAAAAGAATATTGAAACAGATGAGAATGGATTTTCAAATGGGGCTCGGTTCAGAAGTGTCGGAATTACGCCATACTTACATTTCATTTCAAGAAGCCCAACTCGCCATAGAACTTGGGGAAAAGGAACAATCACTTATTTCTTATGCTGACATAGAAATCAAGTTTCTTCTCTCACAAATTGGCGCAAAGTACCGAAAAAAATTTAGTGAACGGACGTTGGCATCCTTATCGTCTAAAGATTTATCGACACTCGAAAAACTTTTTGCTTGCCATCTCAATTTATCAGAAACAGCGA
This genomic window from Ammoniphilus oxalaticus contains:
- a CDS encoding CdaR family transcriptional regulator, which translates into the protein MLTKEIAQQIVQETMQRLNKNINIIDQHGRILASGDAKRVDQIHEGALEVIKSNHALIIDHPSMWKGALPGVNLPIVFDEKLVGVIGITGDPLEIQPIAELVKMTTEMMIRQAFIATQLEWRQQIKELIFTELIQPNPNLDALDQRLRLLKLKLDAPYQVALIEISEKSIPNSSLLKTIRENTNLKQMVCGFLHVHCLFILSHGLSEEKVLLKLNSLKRILKQMRMDFQMGLGSEVSELRHTYISFQEAQLAIELGEKEQSLISYADIEIKFLLSQIGAKYRKKFSERTLASLSSKDLSTLEKLFACHLNLSETAKQLYIHRNTLMYRLTRIKERTGYNPQHFHDAATLQMALWMRKEHAGEDGMD